GAAGCGGGATGTGCGACCGTCCCGGGCAGCGCCTTCGGCGCGCCGGGCCACCTGCGGCTCTCCTTCGCCACCGACATCGCCTCCCTGGAAGAGGGCTGCCGTATCATCGTCGCCACGCTGGACGGGATCCCGGCGTGATCGCACTGACCGTCAAGGCCCTGATCCCGGTCGTCCTGCTGATCGCGCTGGGCTACGCGCTCAAGCGATCGATGATCACGGCCGAGGGCTTCTGGTCCGCAGCCGAGCGCCTCAGCTATCACGTGCTGCTGCCGGCTCTGTTCCTGCACAGTCTGGCGACGGCCGACACCGACGATCTGCCGGTAGCGGCCCTGGCAGGCACTCTGGTCGCCTCCACGGTGACAGTCGCCGTGCTGATCATCGCCTTCAGGCCCATGATGCGACTGAAAGACGACGGCTTCACCTCCGTCTTCCAGGGCAGCGTCAGGTTCAACAACTACATCGGCGTGACCATCGCCGCCGGCCTGTACGGCACCCAGGGCATCGCCACCGCCGCGGTCTGCAACGCGGTGATCGTGCCCACGGTCAACGTCTTGTGCGTGTTGGTCTTCGCGCGGTTCGGGAGCGCACGCCTGCGTCTTGCGGGCATCGTCAAACAGCTCGTGACCAACCCGCTCATCCTCGCCTGCGCGGGAGGTATCCTCCTCCAGGCTCTCGATCTGCCCCTGCCGCCGGGCATCGAGCCCGCGCTCCAGGCACTCGGAGCCGCCTCGATGCCGCTGGGGCTGCTGTGCATCGGCGCCGCGCTGCGCTTCGGTGCGGCACGGTCGTGGGCGGCGCCGATCCTCACGTCGTCGTCCGTCAAGTTCGCCCTCATGCCCGCCGCGACCTTCCTGGCGGCTCAGATGGTAGGCCTGGGATCCCAGGCGCTGATCATCGCCGTGCTCTTCCAGGCCCTGCCCACGGCATCGTCCTCGTACATCATGGCGAGGCAACTCGGCGGCGACGCACCGCTGATGGCCGGGATCACCGCGACGCAGACACTTCTTGGGATCGCCGCCGTCCCGCTCGTCCTGGCGCTGGTCTCGGCATAGCGCTTACAACCGGGCGGAAGGCTAGCGCCGCTTCATCCGGTGGCGGCGGACCGCATCGGTGTTGGCACAGCGCGCGCAGCAGTAGGCGCGGCGACCGCTGCGGCTGGTGTCGACGAAGGCGGTCCGACAGGAGTCCAGCGAGCAGACGCCCAGCCGTTCCCCCTCGGCCTCCATGGTGAAGATGGCCAGAGCTCCCGCGGTCACGGCTTTCACACGGCTTTGGACGTCCTGGCCGTCCGGTGCGAAGTGCAGATGTGGCCGCAACTCATCGTGCGTGGTCAGGTACACGCTTCCAGCGCCGTCCGCGAGCAGAGCGTTGATCATCTCGCACCGTTCGTCCTGCGAGGCAGCCTCGAAAACGGGCCTCAAACGCCGCGACCACACCCTGATCTTCTCACCGGCCGAGCCAGTGACATGCGAACGCCGGATCGCATGCTCCTGCAGTGCCCGTTCCAGTGCCTCAGCCCCCCAGGCGCCACTCGACTCGAGATTTACCAGCGACACGGCCAGGTGAACCCCGACCATGTTGTCATGTTCAAACTTCACTCAACCATTGCAACACAGGCCGAGACCCGCCGGACAGAAGGGTCTGTACGGTTCGATTGACAGACCGCGACGAACGGGTCGCCGTGACCGGCGGTCAGCGTCCGGCGGCGGATGGGGGCCCCGCCCGAGGGGCGGAGCCCACCGGGCCGGACTGCTGCGGTCACAGGCCGTTGACGCGGGCGCTTCTTTCCACGGCCAGCGGTGTGAAGTTCGCTGTGGTGACGCGGTCCGTTCTACGGCCCCGCCGCGCGTGCGGAATCCGAATCTGCGCCATCAGGCGGCGGCTGTGCAAGGTCATCTTCAGTTCGAACCGGGTACGGGGGTCACGTAGCTGCGGTCCGAAGAGTTTCTCCAGTTGCCGCATGCGGTACCGGACGGTCTGGGGATGCACGTTCAGGGCCTTTGCGGCCTCTGGGGCGCCACCGCGTTCGAGCCAGGCGAGCAGGGTCGCCTCCAGCCGCTCGCTCTGGCGTGGGGTCAGGCCTGCCAGGGGCCGCAGCCATTGGGCGGCCAGCGCCTGGGCCAGCGGTTCGTCCTGGAGGAGGATCACAGTGGAGAGGTGGTCGTCGACGAAGACGGGCCGGGGCTCCAGCCCGTGGCGGAGGGCGAGCAGGCGCAGGGCCCAGCGCAGGGAGGACGCGATGTCTTTCAGGGGGACTTGGTGGCCCACGGCTGCGAGGCGTCCGCGCAGAGGAAGTTCCAGCCGCGCGCGGGCGCCCGGGCCCGGGCCGGGGCTCGGGACGAGCAGGCAGGGCCGGCCGGCGAACATGCCAGCGAGGGAGTCGTCCAGCACGGCCGCCAGCTGTCGTGTCTCGCCGGGGGTCGCCAGTACGACGCCCCGTACGGCGGGCGGCAAGGGCCAGCTGGCTGTCTCGGCCAGGTCGGTGAGGGGGCGCTGCGGGGCGGCTCTGGCGTCGGTGAGTGCCGTGAACAGTTCCTGACGTGGCCGGTCGGGCGGTGCGGCGGGTTGCTGCCGGTCGCTGGCACTGGCTTGGCCTGTGGCCTCGTGTCCGCCGTGGTGTGCGGGGCCAGGGCCGGTGTGGCGAGCGGGTATGGGGCTGGTGTGGCGGGCGGGTTCCCGGATGTCTGGCCGGCTTGGCTCGTGGCTGCCGTCATGTGGGGTCGTCGCTCTCGTGGTCGGGGCCGTGATCCCCGCTGCTGGGGTCCTGGTCTTCCGGTTGCTGGCAGCCGAGGGCAGTGATCAGGGCATTTCCCACCGATTGTCTGAGCGATTCGTCGTCGATGGTCTCGTTGTCGTTGACGAGCGCGGAGAATCCCGGGGTGTTCTGCAGGAGTTCCTCGACTATCTCGTCGGCCAGCACGCGGAGTTCCGTTTGCCCGAGGCGGATCCACTCGGCTGGGGTGTGGGACCAGATGCGGTTCAGGTGTTCGCACATCGTTTCCTCGTCGATTCAGGGTGGGGCCCTTGGGTGCGAAGGCGATGGGCCCCCGATTTGTTGAGTGGCCCGGTTCTTGGGGCCGCGGGGCTCGGTGCCTCCGGGGGAAAGTTCGCAGCGCGGGCCTGTGCCGGTTCGGTACGTCTGCCTCCGGTCCGTGCCGGGCCGCACAGGGCCACGTTCTCGGCCGAGCAGAGCGGGAGGGGGACCACACCCGTTCTCCTCTCCCCTGTCCACCTGCGCTGTCGGGGCGCGGTGAGGAAGCCGAGCTTTACGACTCGGTCGCTGCAGTGCGTGCGCGGGCAAGCCCGGCCGTACCGCGGGCTTGGTCCGGGCTCAGCCGCGCGTGACGATCCAGTGGCGCGGGCAGGTCCGGGCGCCGGGGCACGTGGTGCTGGCGGCGACCGCCGGGGCTATTCGGCGGGGTGCTGGTGGACGATGTCGATGCTGATGAGCTCTGCGGACCGCAGGGCAGCGAAGCCGACGTGGATGGCGAGGCTCTTTTATGCCGTCTGAGGCGGGTTGTTGCTCTCGTCGCAGATCACGTGGAAGGAGTCCTCCGGGTTCTTTCCGAGGAGTGCGCCGGTGCGCCACTTGCTCGTGAGAAAGGAGGTGACGTTCGCGCGGACGGCGGCTCGCAGCCTCTCGTCGTTCCGCTCGAAGGCGGCCCAGCGGGTTTCACTACTGATCGACGCCGTGAGGTGGCCGGCGAGGCGCCGGACGTACAGATAGCGCCAGTCACTGTGCTGGGAAAGCGTGCGTGCGCCCCAGATCAGCGTTCCCTGGCCCGGGAAGGCACGCAGGCAGTTCACGCCCATGTGGTTCAGCTCGCCCTGCTCGGCAGCGGTGAGTCTGCGCTGCAGTCGCGTACCCCTGCGGAGAGCAACATGGGCCAGCGCCTTGTCATCACCGCGCTCGGCGTCGGTCCGTGCCCAGGTACCCGCGACGTGCCCGCAAGGCGGTATCAGCCGGGACTCCCCTTGGCTGACTCCGCTCACCGACAGCCAGGGGTAGTAGACCGTGGTGTACTGCGCCGCCTCCTCGTTCAGACCGAGCAGCTTCGGCACCGCGGCGGCGTCCGCGTCCTTGGCGGTGTGCAGGAGGGCCATCCGGTTGGGAGCCGCCGCGCAGTTCCGGGCGAGAACCCTCGCGATCGCCGCACCGTCATCCCCGCCCTCCCACAGGTCCGGGGTGACCACGATGTTCACCTCAGGGTCCAGGGAAGCCAAGGCCGCCTCGTAACCCGCGACCGAGCCGTCCTGTCCCGCGCCCACGATCCAGCAGGCGCCGCCTCCGTTGGCGAACCAGCCGGACACGGCATCGGCCAGGTACGGCGATCGCACCCCACCCGAATCGGCAGCCCGCCCGCCCTCATCCGCCATCGAGGTGTTCTCATTGAACTCCCTCCACGTCGTGATCCTTCGGGGCTCGCCCGCTTCCAAGTGGCCGACAAGCGCAGCGATCGACGTCGAGGAACCGGACAGCGGCCGAACTCCGCACGACGACGACTCGTTGCCGAAGACACCGGGTGCACGGTCATTCATACGGGCTCCTCGCAGGAAGAACAGTGGCTTCGGCCGGACCTGGCCGCGCCACGCCGCGATCACCCCTTCCGCAGCCGGGCTCAGGCGGAGGCCGCCGGCCTCGCAGGGATCGACGCGTGTTCAGGCGGCGGCCGGGAGGACTGCCCAGTAGGTGACGGCATGGGCCAGGATGCGGGTGCCGTGCGCGCTTGCCAGCAGGGCGATGATGCTCACGCCGCGACCGTGCTCTTCCGGCGCGCAGCTGGTGGTCCAGGTGCCCTCGTTGTCGGCGGGGCCGCCGTCGCCGACCTCGATGCGCAGGGCGCCGTCGTTTCCGGGGCGCTGGAGGTGGAGGGCGACGGGGGGCAGGGCGTGTTCGATGGCGTTGGTGACGAGTTCGGAGACGACGAGCAGTGCTTGGTCGATGGTCTCGCCGTCTACGTCCCAGCCATCGAGGACGGTGGTGGTGATGCGGCGTGCTGTGCCGGCGGACGCGGGATGGTGCGGGAGCTTCCAGACGCAAGGGCGCGAGTCGGCCCGGGCGTGGGTGGCGGACTGCGGTGGGACGAACGTCGGGGCGGCTGGGGAGGGAGCCGTTTCGATGTCGGTGCTGGCGTCCATGGCAGGGTCCTGGCGGTGGGGGTGTGAGCGGTGTCGGCGATGCTTCGCCTGTCCGGGCTGCGGTGGTTACCGCAGGAGGTGGTGGAGGATGGCCGAGGCGAGTGCCGCGTCGAGGGCTCCCACACCGGTGAGGTCGGCGACCGTGATCGCCGTTTCGGGGCGGTCGGGGGGCGTTTTGAAAAGCCGGCCGACCGGGATGTCGCTGTCGGGGGCGGCGGCCCCGGCGCGGACGGCGTGGCCGAAGTCTCCGTGGTCGAGGCACTGGGCGTGGTCGTCGGTTGCGATGAGGTGGGCGCGGTGGAAGAGCGCCGGTGGCAGTTCGTTCTTGTGGGGCATGTCCGTGCCGATGCCGGTCACGTGGGTGCCCTCGGGGACGTCTGCGGCGTTCAGGACGGGTTCTGTCGCCGGTGTGGTGGTGATGATCATGTCGGCGCCGGCGGTCTGCAGTGCGGAGGCGGGCCGGGCTGGGAGGCCGTTCTTGTGGAGTTCCTCGGACAGGGCTGCGGCGTTGTGCAGGTTGCGGCCGTGGACGAGTATCTGGCTGATGGGGCGGAGTTTGGCCAGCCAGACGGCCTGGAGGAGGGCCTGTTCTCCGGTGCCGAAGAGGCCCAGGGTGAGGGCCGTGCGCCGGGCCATGGCATGGGTGACCAGTGCGCCCGCGGCGGCGGTGCGCCAGGCGGTGAGCATGCCGCGGTCATTGAGGATGGCCCGTATCTGCCCGGTACGGGCGCTGATGACGCAGACCAGGCCGTGGTGGTGGGACGGCATGCCGGAGCCGGGGCGGCCGTAGAAGCCGGTCGCTATCTTGACGGTGAAGTCGGCGGTGTCGGTGATCCAGCCGGCTTTCACATGGCAGTCCCCGTTGGCCTGGGGGAAGTCCATGTGAAGGGGTGGCGGGACGCTGGTGCGGCCTTCGGCGTGGGCGATGAGAGCGTCACGGACGGTCTCCAGAACCATCTGGGAGGTGGCGGCCGTCTCGATAGGGCCCATGTCGAAGACGGGCAGGGACGTCGTCATCGGCGTGTCCGCATCCACTGTGCGAAGGCTGCCAGGCCTTCTTCGGGGCGGTGGCGGCCGATGCCGATGCGGAACCGGTCGAGTGGGGTGGGGGTGAGTTCGGAGTGGTAGATGCTGGCGGGCAGGAGCAGGACGCCGGCTTCCTCCACCAGGCGGGTGCAGAATTCCTCCACCCCGTCGGGGCCGAGGTAGCGGGGGTAGGCGACGCATCCGCCGTCCGGGGCCTGCCAGTCGAAGTCGTCCGCGAACTCGGAGAAGAACGACTCGAACGCCGGCAGGTTGGCTGCGATGAGCGCACGGTTGCGGCGGAGGATCGGCTCGCGGGCCTTGAGAGCGATGCGGGCCAGGACTTCGCTGGGGGCGGAGTTGCAGATGGTGGTGTAGTGCTTGGCGCGCTCCAGGCGCGAGAGCAGCTCGCGGTCGCGGCAGGTGATCCAGCCGATGCGCAGCCCGGGCAGTCCCAGGGATTTGGACGTCACGTTCAGGGACAGGGCGCGCTCGGACAGGTCGGCGGCTTGCGGCAGGATGCGGGCGGCGTCGTGTTCCAGGCCGCGGTAGACCTCGTCGCTGAAGAGGTGGATGCCGCGCTCGTCGCACAGGCGGGCGAGTTCGGTGAAGTCGTCGGCGTCGATGACTTTGCCGGTGGGGTTGTTGGGGAAGTTCACCGACACGACACGGGTGTTCGGCCGGAGCGCCGCCGCCACTTCGTCGAGGTCCAGGGCCCAGTTGCGGTCTGGGTCGAGGGCCACGCCGGTGACCTCGCACAGCGCCATCGGCACGGTCTCGGCGGCCTGGTAGTTCGGGGTCACCACCACGGCGTGGTCCCCGGCGTCGAGCAGGACGTTCATCGCCAGGTAGAGGGCTTCCTCGGCTCCCGCGAAGCAGATCACGTCGTCCGCGCCGGCGTTCTCGTACGTCTGGGCGATCACCTCGCGCAGGGCCGGGTCGCCGAAGGTCTCGGTGTATCCCAGGGGCAGGTTCTCGAAGGCCTCCCGGTCCTTGTCGTCGGCCAAGGAGAGGAGCTCGCCCAGCGTCATGGTCTGGACATCGGAGGCGGTCAGGTGGTGGCGGGCGGTGAACTCCCAGCGGGAGAAGTACGTTTCCAGACGGAAGTCGGGCAGCCGAGTCATGGTCAGTCCTTCGCGTTTGGTGATCTGAGTTCGGCGAGCAGGCCGTAGACGGTGGAACGGGACACCTGCAGGGCGCCGGCGACGACTGGAGCGGCGCGGCGGACCGCGAACACCCGGGCCTCCTCCAGCCGGCCGAGAACGGCCAGGCGGTCTTGGCGGGTCATGCGTTCGACGGGGCGCCCGGTCTCGCGGACGTAGCTTCCGATGATGTGCTGTATGCGCTCGGACCAGTCCTGCTCGAACAACGGCTCCGGGCGCTGCACCGTGGGGGCGCCGAAGGCGGACAGCACCGCGGCGGCCTGTTCCAGCGGAGTGCGGTCGAGATTGATGCACAGCACCGCCGACGGCCGGCCCTGCGGATCCCGCAGGACCGCACTGACCGATGTCAGTCGGCGGCCGTCGACGAGCAGCTTCTCGTACGGCCCAAACACATCCTGCGCCGACGGTTCGAGATCCTCCAGCTCCCCCAGCAACGAGGGGTCTCCCACGCCGCGGGAGGTCATCGGATTCCAGATCCCGAGGACCCGGTCGGTGTCCGGGTCATGCAGGACGACCTCCGCGTACGGGCCGAGCAGCAGCGCAACAGCCTGGGCCACCGGCGCCCACAGCCGCACACGAGCATCTTGCGGGTCTTCAACATTCCCCATGACTGGACTGTAAGTCCAAACTGGACAGAAAGTCCAGAGTTCTCTTCTGCGGCCAACGCGGGTGGCCAGGGCGACGACCCCGAGCACGGCCGGTGGCCCGAACCCGGGCGCGGCCGGCCGTTTCACGACCGGCCCGTCCCCCCGGTTCGGCCAACGCATCGGCATCTCCGTCCTGGACCCAGCCGGACAGACGGTCCGGCTCCTGCGCGTCGTCCCGGGACCAGCACCGGGCCGTCCACCCGGACGGTGGATGTACGGCGGCCGGAGGCCCAGGGCCACCGTGGCCACGGGCAGGGAGGCGAGGACGCCGATCTCGTCGTGGGCGAGAGCCAGGTCACCGCTACGCGCCGGTCGAACTCCGGGTGCGGCTCGCCGTCGCCCACGGGTCCGGCCCACCTCCGCCAGCAGCACCGTGTCCTCCCCGGCACGGCCGGGAACAGGGCAGCTCGAACCTCGAGTGCGTTGTGGCAAAGGGAGTCCCTGTTCGATGAGCAGGGGCTTCTTCGTGTGCGGGGCATGACCGGGGCGGGGTAGGGGCAGGCAGCGGACGGCTTGTTGTTGATCGAGGAGGGTGCGATGCCGTCGGTGCTGGGGTTGATGGAACAGCGTGAGGCGGCCCCGTCCTCCCGAAGCTACGGCGAAGTGACAAGTAGCTCTTTGTAATCAGAGTGACGCTCGGTCAGGGGTAGCGGGGCGAGGTCCGGGGACTTCGCCGACCTGGAGGGCTGCGAAGTCGACGTGGGCCTGTTCGACGGCTTCGGGGTACGCCTCGCGCTTGGCGTGCTCGGCCAGCGCCCGATAGATGCTTGCCACCGAGGGGTTCTGGCCCTTGCGTTTGCCGGTGGGGATGAGCCGGTGGGGGCCGGGGATCATCGGGTGCCCTCCATCACCTCGATCGCCACGCTCGCGGCAAGGTCGGCGGACGCCCCACCGTCGTGGACGACAAGATCCTGAAGATGGCCCGGGCCCACGGCCTGGACCTGGAGATGCTCGCCGGGCCGTCCGGCCGGTGAGCGAGTACTTCACGAAGTCCGCGGCCGGCACCTTCACCAGCTCGGCGACGTACTCCACCGCCTCCTGCGGAATCTCCTCGACGGACTCCGGGAACCGGCCTTCCAGCTCGAAGTACTTCAGCACCAGGCAGAAGCCCAGCCGCGTCGGGCCGGTCTTGTTCGCCACCAAGTCCCAGTCGCCGTCCACCAGCGTCCAGCACGCCACCACGTCTTCCGGCGCCCACTCCTGCCGCACGCCCCCGCCCTCTCGCCTCAGCCCCACGGAGTCACCCGACCGGCTCAACGAACCGGCCGCCCCGGGGCAACGGGCAACCTGACGAACCGAGGGACAAGCAGCGCGGCTACCTTGCGGCTGGGGTCAGAGGTAGGACTCCGGGGCCGAGAAGCCCGCGAGTTCGCGGAAACTGAAGGTTCTTCGGCACGAACCCGAGGCGGATTGACCTGATTCTGCGGGATGAACCCGTGGGTTCGTGGTCAACTCGCTGGGCCGGTCTCGGCGGCCAGCACCAAGTCGACACCGAGCGGGCTGAAGTCGGCGACGACCGGGGTCCAGTCGTTGGCGTACGCCGCCGGCGACGCAGTCGTGATGAGTGCGTCCGGCGAGGTTAGGTGCGAACAAATGCGGCTGGGTCGGCCAGGTAGCGGTTGAGGTCCGGGTCTTCGTGGAGTGCGTAGAACTCGTCGTGAATCTGCCAGGCCGGGCCGAGTTCGGTGCGAAGGCGATTGAGCGCTTGGCGTACCGCCTCGTTGAAGTCGTGGCACTCCGCTGCACGCCACGGTCCCGGGTCTGGTGGGTAATCCCAGTTCAGCGACGTATCGTAACGAGCTACCAGCCTGCTCAGGCCGTCGCGGAGGTCGTGACTGATCGGCAGTCGGTCCAGATCAACCGGGTACCCCCACACCTCCCGGTCCTCCGGGGCCGCCCACAGGACTGCGCCTGATCCCGCATCGAAGAAGAACCTGGCGGTGGGCATGGCGTCGGCCTCTCGATATGTATATCGGTTCAAGCAGCCACCACGGTACTCAACAAGGCTGCCGCAGCAGCCCCACAGTCTCCGGTTGCGGCTGACGCCTCGCCTTCAACCCGATCGCAGATCGATCGGACAAAGTGAGAACTCTTCGAGAATCCTGAAGCTCCGTCACCGGATCGAAGAACACTCCAAGGAGGCCGAACACCCTGGCCACGGGGACAAGGGTTAAGCAGGGCTCAGGGGAACTAACGGGATGTCGCGCAATCCTTCGGCGTGACGGTTGTTCTCCAGTGACATGGTCACAAACGCCGCGCTGACCCGACAGGCACTCGGCGGTGAGCCCTTGCGCGCGGACAGCTTTCCGGGCGCGGCTTGAGTTGAAGGCGAGTTCGTGGACGGCATTGCGGAGTTCGCGCGTGGCATGCTCGTGTCGCCCGCTCCAGCCCCGTACTGCATCCCCGGCTGTCAGTGCTACATGGCACTGTGCCGCCATGACGACAACGACAGAGCTGACCCTCTTCGCCGACTACTTCCAGATACATATTTCCGATGCGGACTCAGACGGTGATCTGAGCGATGCGTGGACGGACCAGTCCGTTGCCGATCATCTTGCGGTTGCGCGAGACGCACTGGGCATCGGTACGACTGTCAACGTCAACGTGTCCGTCACTGTCGCCGTCTTGACGCAGGAACCGAGTGATGACAGTTCAGAATTCGATCACGTCGTTGAGGGCAGCCTCTGCGTGACGCTCGGTCGCCTGACGGTTCTCGGCTGCACGGATTACGCCCCAGACGCGGCCATCTTCGAGGTCCCACCGGGCTGGAATCGCGTCCGAGTGTCCCGGAGCAACCTGGCGCGAGCAGCGCAGGCCGACGTCGACTCGGACGAGAGTCCCGAAACCACCGAGAGGATCCGTATCCAGGTGTGGCCGGCCGCAGAGTTTCCGGCCAAGGTGGTCAAACGGTGGGCGCAACCCGGCGAGAGACACGACGCATAGTGCGCCAGGCGCTCGGACAGCACGTCCTCGACGTGCCCCTCCCAGTCGGTGACGGGCGACTCGGCAGCGAACCCGTACCGGGCGTCGTCGCCCGGGTGGTTCTGTAAGTGAGAGCGAGCAACGTTTGTCGACGGGGCTGAGCAGCCCTTACCGATCAGATCCCCCAGAATGTCGATGAGATCCGACAACGCTGTCGAGCAGTTCGCGCAGGCCGTTGGCGTTGACCCGGCGGGGGATCTCCGGATTGGCCAGGATGACCTTGGGCTCGGAGCCGAACAGGACGCCGTCGGCCGTCTGGTAGTAGTAAAGCGGCTTGACACCCATCCGGTCGCGCACCAGGAGCTCCTGGCGGCGTACGTCCCAGATGCCGAACGCGAACATGCCGTTGAGCTTGTCGCCGACACCTTCGCCCCACTCCAGATAGCCCCGCAGCACGACCTCGGTGTCGCTCTGGGTGCGGAAGCGATGCCCGCGCGAGATCAGGTCCGAGCGCAGCTCCCGGTAGTTGTAGACCTCGCCGCTGAAGGTGAGGACGGCCAGGAGTCGGCCGTCCTCCTCGGCGGTCATCGGCTGACGGCCGCCTTCGAGGTCGATGACCGACAGGCGGCGGTGGCCGATCGCGGCGTGCGGAGCCATCCACACGCCTTCGTCGTCCGGGCCGCGGCAGGCCATGGTATGGGTCATGGCGTCCACGGTGGCGCGTTCCCGGGTGAGGTCGCGACCGAAATCTATCCAACCCGCAATGCCGCACATGTGTGACGTTCTCCTTAGGTCGACGATGAGGACCGGCTTCCCGGGCGCTCCGAAGACGGATGTGTGTATGCACCGTTCGCAGGGGTCGGCCGCCGCGGCCGAAAGGGGCGGGCCGCGGCGCGCCACGCGGGAGAGAGAGGCTCGGGCCCTACTCAGGCTCAAGCCACGAGATCCTCCTGGCGTGGTGGAACCAGGCCACGAGGACCATGAGGGCGGCGGCGCAGCCGCCGAGCGTCATGACCGTGGAGGGGGAGGTGTGGTCGATGACGAGGCCGCCCGTCAGCGCTCCGATAGAGAAGGTGGCCTGGAACGACGCGGTGAACACGACGGAGGAGGCTTCAGGGGAGGCGGTGTTGGCCTTGGCGAACCAGGTCTGCGAGCAGACGGGCACAGCGCCGTAGGCGATGCCCCAGACGACCAGCAGGGCCACCGCGCCCAAG
The nucleotide sequence above comes from Streptomyces sp. NBC_01431. Encoded proteins:
- a CDS encoding AEC family transporter, which codes for MIALTVKALIPVVLLIALGYALKRSMITAEGFWSAAERLSYHVLLPALFLHSLATADTDDLPVAALAGTLVASTVTVAVLIIAFRPMMRLKDDGFTSVFQGSVRFNNYIGVTIAAGLYGTQGIATAAVCNAVIVPTVNVLCVLVFARFGSARLRLAGIVKQLVTNPLILACAGGILLQALDLPLPPGIEPALQALGAASMPLGLLCIGAALRFGAARSWAAPILTSSSVKFALMPAATFLAAQMVGLGSQALIIAVLFQALPTASSSYIMARQLGGDAPLMAGITATQTLLGIAAVPLVLALVSA
- a CDS encoding ATP-binding protein translates to MDASTDIETAPSPAAPTFVPPQSATHARADSRPCVWKLPHHPASAGTARRITTTVLDGWDVDGETIDQALLVVSELVTNAIEHALPPVALHLQRPGNDGALRIEVGDGGPADNEGTWTTSCAPEEHGRGVSIIALLASAHGTRILAHAVTYWAVLPAAA
- a CDS encoding phage tail sheath family protein; translation: MNDRAPGVFGNESSSCGVRPLSGSSTSIAALVGHLEAGEPRRITTWREFNENTSMADEGGRAADSGGVRSPYLADAVSGWFANGGGACWIVGAGQDGSVAGYEAALASLDPEVNIVVTPDLWEGGDDGAAIARVLARNCAAAPNRMALLHTAKDADAAAVPKLLGLNEEAAQYTTVYYPWLSVSGVSQGESRLIPPCGHVAGTWARTDAERGDDKALAHVALRRGTRLQRRLTAAEQGELNHMGVNCLRAFPGQGTLIWGARTLSQHSDWRYLYVRRLAGHLTASISSETRWAAFERNDERLRAAVRANVTSFLTSKWRTGALLGKNPEDSFHVICDESNNPPQTA
- a CDS encoding pyridoxal phosphate-dependent aminotransferase, yielding MTRLPDFRLETYFSRWEFTARHHLTASDVQTMTLGELLSLADDKDREAFENLPLGYTETFGDPALREVIAQTYENAGADDVICFAGAEEALYLAMNVLLDAGDHAVVVTPNYQAAETVPMALCEVTGVALDPDRNWALDLDEVAAALRPNTRVVSVNFPNNPTGKVIDADDFTELARLCDERGIHLFSDEVYRGLEHDAARILPQAADLSERALSLNVTSKSLGLPGLRIGWITCRDRELLSRLERAKHYTTICNSAPSEVLARIALKAREPILRRNRALIAANLPAFESFFSEFADDFDWQAPDGGCVAYPRYLGPDGVEEFCTRLVEEAGVLLLPASIYHSELTPTPLDRFRIGIGRHRPEEGLAAFAQWMRTRR
- a CDS encoding ornithine cyclodeaminase family protein, yielding MTTSLPVFDMGPIETAATSQMVLETVRDALIAHAEGRTSVPPPLHMDFPQANGDCHVKAGWITDTADFTVKIATGFYGRPGSGMPSHHHGLVCVISARTGQIRAILNDRGMLTAWRTAAAGALVTHAMARRTALTLGLFGTGEQALLQAVWLAKLRPISQILVHGRNLHNAAALSEELHKNGLPARPASALQTAGADMIITTTPATEPVLNAADVPEGTHVTGIGTDMPHKNELPPALFHRAHLIATDDHAQCLDHGDFGHAVRAGAAAPDSDIPVGRLFKTPPDRPETAITVADLTGVGALDAALASAILHHLLR
- a CDS encoding CGNR zinc finger domain-containing protein → MKFEHDNMVGVHLAVSLVNLESSGAWGAEALERALQEHAIRRSHVTGSAGEKIRVWSRRLRPVFEAASQDERCEMINALLADGAGSVYLTTHDELRPHLHFAPDGQDVQSRVKAVTAGALAIFTMEAEGERLGVCSLDSCRTAFVDTSRSGRRAYCCARCANTDAVRRHRMKRR
- a CDS encoding PucR family transcriptional regulator gives rise to the protein MPPAVRGVVLATPGETRQLAAVLDDSLAGMFAGRPCLLVPSPGPGPGARARLELPLRGRLAAVGHQVPLKDIASSLRWALRLLALRHGLEPRPVFVDDHLSTVILLQDEPLAQALAAQWLRPLAGLTPRQSERLEATLLAWLERGGAPEAAKALNVHPQTVRYRMRQLEKLFGPQLRDPRTRFELKMTLHSRRLMAQIRIPHARRGRRTDRVTTANFTPLAVERSARVNGL
- a CDS encoding helix-turn-helix transcriptional regulator, translating into MGNVEDPQDARVRLWAPVAQAVALLLGPYAEVVLHDPDTDRVLGIWNPMTSRGVGDPSLLGELEDLEPSAQDVFGPYEKLLVDGRRLTSVSAVLRDPQGRPSAVLCINLDRTPLEQAAAVLSAFGAPTVQRPEPLFEQDWSERIQHIIGSYVRETGRPVERMTRQDRLAVLGRLEEARVFAVRRAAPVVAGALQVSRSTVYGLLAELRSPNAKD